In Ovis canadensis isolate MfBH-ARS-UI-01 breed Bighorn chromosome 11, ARS-UI_OviCan_v2, whole genome shotgun sequence, the DNA window AAGTGAGGCTCTTCAGGTGAAGGGCCGAGGGCCATTCATCAGAGTTCAAAGGAGGAGATGAGGTCTCCTCCTCATCACAGAGTCATGGACCTGTGGAATCTTCTGGACTAGCCCTGAGGTGGGGACTTTGCACTTGACCTTCGGTCAGACCATTAGCCAAGGACAGCACTGCTTGCTGACAAGAGCTGAGCCTTCAGGGCCATCAGTGTGGCATTTGGCACTGGTTctatgagcctcagtttgctcatctgtaaagtggggatcaTTTTCGTCTCTATCACATAGCAAGTTGGGTAAAATGAGCCATGTGTGCAAAGCACTGAGTATGTaatacactcaataaatgttggctgCTGCACTGCTCTGCTCTACTGACTGTGCAGAGCCTTTGTAGATCCTGAGAGCACCCTGCAGAACCTCCTGTGGGCATCCAGTGACACAGTCACACCCCCTGCTCAGTAAAGGAATTCACTGATTCCTTGAGCCATCCCTCTGGGGGCGTTCCCTGGCTGTGCATGGGAAGGGAAGTCCCGTGAGTAGAGCCTGGTCATCTCTCTCACCTCTCCCACCCTGGGGCCCCTGCCAGACCTTGACAGTCCACTTGGCAGTTGTTTTCCGTGTGACTCTGGTAATCGTTGCACCAGTAGTGGCTGTTGATCTGGAAGATGCCATAGTCAAAGCTgccatctgtgttttcatttacCTTTGTTATGTTGAAATCACTCTCTACGAAAGCCAGGCACAGCCCTTAGAACAGGGAGAAGAGGGTTTTCAGAGGGGGTGGCCAAGCTGAGGGAGAAGGAAGacggaggagaaagggatgaggaATCAGAAGAAAGGAACAAGGACTGAGAGGCTAGATGGGGCTGGCAGGCCAGAAGCATCCATCAGCTTCTCCTCTCATTTTTCAGTCCGTTCAGCCAGCCACCCATCAGTACAACCACTCATGCATCCCTCGGTCCATCCAGCCTTTCTGCACTTAATGatcacctactgtgtgctagaaGCTGTGCAAAGCTCAGCGAGGGACATTTAGCTGGGTCAAATGCAGATGCTGCCTTCAAGGAGCCTATAGAGTAAGAGTGAAACTATGGACCTAAAAAACCCACAAGGCAAAATAAAAGGAGAGAGTGTTGTAAGGCAGATATGCACAAATTCTGGGCCAAAAGGAGCTATCTCTATTGTGGAGCGGGATAaagcctttgcactggctgttcacTCTGCCTGGGATGCTCTTCCCCCAGACGTCTGGGGGACTGGATCCTTTTCTCTATTCAGCACTTCTCaaagtcacctcctcagagaggccttccttGACTTCGCCTTCTACAACAGTGTCTCCCATCACTCCCCCTGACTTATTCTTCTGCATAGCATTATCACCACCAGGAGGCACTTCATATATTTGTAtgtttcttgctgcctcttctcctAGGATGTGAATTCTGTAAGAGAAGGAGCTATGTTGAAGTCTGCACCCCCAGCACCTAAAATCATTCCTgggacatagtaagtgctcagttaaTAATGGTTGAACAAATATGGAGTGTTGGGAAAGCCTTCTTGGAGAGGGCTGCTTTGTTCACTTGactttgaaaaaaacaaataagagaagaaagaaagatggcCACCAAGGGCACGACcgtgggaagagggaggagggagtgagaAAATGTCACTCACAGTCAGTCAGGGAGTAGCCCTCAAACCCATCCAAGTCCTCCTGGTGCAGCACCTTGGCCAAGTCACAGCGGCCGATGAGGCTGGCTTGATCCACAGCAACGAGGCAGCTGACCAAGGAGATGAGCAGTGGGCTTGTCATCCTTGGAGGGGAGGAGGCACGGTGGAGGGTGAGCGGCGCAGGCCCTGCGGGTCCTGGAGTCTCCCAGACTGCCTGCTGGTCTTCTCCCGGGGAATCTGGAGAGGGCAGCCAAACgtcctcactcactcactgctcCACTGCTggctatttctctttcctttcacgTATTATTctgtaaatactttttttttttttggtctcctctTTGGTTTTTTATTCCCAATTTAAAATTAACAGTGCTGGGGCATGTCAAATAGACCCGTGAGCTGGCCTAAAGGGGTACCCACTAGCCAAATCTGGAATAACATTTTTGAGGTAAcaactttactgagatataattgacaataTATAATTCATACTATATACTTAATTCAGTTAAAGTGTGTAATTCAGTCATTTTCAGATAGCAGAAAATCATTTTCAGAATGCAGTACTGTGTGACTCTCACCTCAGTCAACTTTATGCTGTTTTCATCAACCCAAAAAGAAACCTCATATCCATTAGTTGTGACTCCCTCTTCCACTTCCCTCCAgactctggcaaccactaaccttactttctgggcttcccaagtggagctagttgtaaagaacccgcctgccaatgcaggagacataaacgatgcgagtttgatccctgggtggggaagatcccctggaggagggcatggcaacgcactccagtactctttgcctggagaatcccatggacagaggagcctgatgggctacagtccagagggtctcaaagagttggacactactcaagtgacttagcatgcacgcatgcaatctgctttttatttctatagaTTTTCCTGTTCTGAGCATTTCATAGACATGAAGTCATACACTATCTGGTCTTTTGCATTTGACATCTTTcacttaatgttttcaaggttcatccatgtcataGAATGTACCAGTATTTATTCCTTTTTCACGGCTGAATACCCTTGAatggtggcccactccagtatacttgcctggagaatcccgtggacagagaatcctggcagggctaccatcagtccatggggtcacaagagttgggcatgactgagtggctaaaccatggctgaataatattacattgtagGGATATATCACAATTTGTTTATGTATTCATCAGtttatggacatttgagttgtttctattttttggttGTTGGGAATAATGCtcctgtgaacattcatgtacaagtttttgtgtggacaaatATTTCCATTCCTATGGATATATACCaaacagtggaattgctgggtcacatggtgacTTAAAGTGTAAACTTTTGAGGAATTGCTAaacttccaaagtggctgtaccagtttacattccagtCAACCATGTATGAAGATTCcaacttctccacatcctcaccaatacagTTATTAACTGTCTTTTTGAGCAAAGCTGTCCTAatggatgtgaagtggtatcacattgtggttttgatttgcctttgcCTGATGGCTAATAATGTTGATTGTCTTCTCACATGCtaattggccatttgtatgaCTGGCAAAATGTCTTTTCATATCCTTTGCCCACTTTTTCAGCTGGGTTTCTTGTCTTttcattattgagttgtaagtgttctttatatactctgaaccttatcagatatgtaatttgcaaatatttccccatATTCTATGggtcacttttcactctcttgatgGTATTTCTTTGaaacacaaaagttttaaattttgatgaagaccgatttatgtgtttttttcttttgttgcatgTGTTTTGGTATCATATCTGTGAAACCAATGAATAACGGTTTCCATGATAATCTAGAACAGTTTGGCCATCAAAATAAATGATGATAGTTATTACCTGTGATAACCTTCACTCTATCAAATGATGATAACCCATTGAGTGAGACAGGAATCCATGAGTTCATAACAGTAATAGATAGACAAATAGGTACTTAATGGGGATCAAGGCGGTGGAGGGGGGGGGCTCTTTCTGACAAGAAAACGCTGACTGATAAATGTGGAGGTAAGCATGAAGTTGAAAATCACCATCCTGAAACCATCATAGATTGATCCGAGCAAGAAAGAATCAACAGTGGGTGCATTTAGAGGGAGTGGGAAGCTTAGTGAAGA includes these proteins:
- the LYZL6 gene encoding lysozyme-like protein 6 isoform X2 → MTSPLLISLVSCLVAVDQASLIGRCDLAKVLHQEDLDGFEGYSLTDWLCLAFVESDFNITKVNENTDGSFDYGIFQINSHYWCNDYQSHTENNCQVDCQGLAGAPGWERTAEPQSSRNYQLCKKDCVRSGGDEELGKMEVALCRPAPLLLDDRLSPGMRQGAGLWWSHSRTLLLTREFFSSSSSCLHFMLFSSLPIYK
- the LYZL6 gene encoding lysozyme-like protein 6 isoform X1; its protein translation is MQSRSFLCTFLSRNGSLLLLPTLSRPASGNDSPGEDQQAVWETPGPAGPAPLTLHRASSPPRMTSPLLISLVSCLVAVDQASLIGRCDLAKVLHQEDLDGFEGYSLTDWLCLAFVESDFNITKVNENTDGSFDYGIFQINSHYWCNDYQSHTENNCQVDCQELLSPNLLAIINCAKKIVSGAGGMKNWVKWRLHCAGRPLSYWMTGCHLA
- the LYZL6 gene encoding lysozyme-like protein 6 isoform X3, yielding MTSPLLISLVSCLVAVDQASLIGRCDLAKVLHQEDLDGFEGYSLTDWLCLAFVESDFNITKVNENTDGSFDYGIFQINSHYWCNDYQSHTENNCQVDCQELLSPNLLAIINCAKKIVSGAGGMKNWVKWRLHCAGRPLSYWMTGCHLA